A genomic window from Maylandia zebra isolate NMK-2024a linkage group LG20, Mzebra_GT3a, whole genome shotgun sequence includes:
- the dcaf1 gene encoding ddb1 and cul4 associated factor 1: MASASASVDSKAELTSLLEQWEREQQGNTQDLVNILTKISELVEKETEEYHKADPDPFDDRHPGRADPECMLGHLLKILFKNDDFMNALVNSYVMTSREFSLNAAACRLLQNIMPGLETAVVFQEKEGIVERLFKWAQEAEQPLRIYATGLLAGAMENQDIAANYREENSVLVPLMLHRLRELQNKDAENKRDIKRPSPRKTLSEPLLPLDEETVDGGFEEKPFTPGKNGAEKEGTGQPEDGEISFSTMEPENELSFRLNSPHKTSSRANSAVKTMMKPMSAPGSLANQGMSDGSSYLKRRAERESGRTSKQKLNFSLPEPERNFSELSNSSWTEMSPWVIGNNYHLYPLTPEIEQRLILQYLTPLGEYQELLAVFMQKGARELLMHYMDLKQTNDVQLTFEALKYLASLLLHKKFAAEFVAHGGVQKLLEIPRPSMAATGVSLCLYYLAYNQDAMERVCMLPHSILSDVVGYTLWLLECSHASGCCHATMFFSISFSFRAVLELFDRQDGLRRLVNLISTLEILNPEDQGALLSDDEIFSSRQTAKHTCMALRRYFEAHLAIKVEQVKQSLQRTEGGAPIHSQPYYKAVSYSREQVVEMMEFLIEHGPPRLYWEPAEVFHKLSCVQLLLQLISIACDWRTYYGRSDTVRYALDILSILTVVPKTQLLLSEAVAVLDEGGSTVSTVGMSIVLAVAEGEVFVNDAEIQKSALQVVINCVCAPDKRMSSIGKFIAGTPRRRLPQQTKANESVLTKMWNVVQSNNGIKVLLSLLTVKMPITDADQIRALACKALVGLSRSSSVRQIISKLPLFSSGHIQQLMKEPVLQDKRSEHVKFCKFAAELIERISGKPLLIGTDVSLAWLQRASVVAQSRITFPEKELLLLIRNHLVAKGLHDTATTLTKEADLPMACLSHSSHSSSTYPPVAPPPPASPVATLPRTPRLANGVGSRLGSNPSHSSTPGSSHPQTRPSTSQPSGMPAAASSAFPSTSVPHCNSGSPLIGRIVFSRERQTGCSTVSCKRPRVLRQKSDHGAFSQSPAMKKQFDRHLPSPPALDSIITEYLREQHARCKNPVATCPPFSLFTPHQCPEPKQRRQAPTNFTSRHTRRVVYPKYGGVDGGCFDRHLIFSRFRPISVFREADEDESGFMCCAFSARERFLMLGTCTGQLKLYNVFTGQEEASYSCHSSAITHLEPSRDGSLLLTSASWSYPLSALWGMKSVFIMKHSFLGDHYVEFSKLSQDHVIGTKEHVARIYDIQTGQVTLTLNNPDLANNYKRNCATFNPTDDLVLNDGVLWDVRTAQAIHKFDKFNMNISGVFHPNGLEVIINTEIWDLRTFHLLHTVPALDQCRIVFNNSGTVIYGAMLQADDEDDMMEMQMKSPFGSSFRTFNATDYKPIATIDVKRNIFDLCTDTKDCYLAVIENQDSVNTDTVCRLYEVGRQRLAEEEEEDEEDQEDDDQEEDDDDDEDSDDDVDTDPLIAELENENGGEDEDDEEEDDGNDEFSPSDEEVARLLEEDVDAADDDDDDDDDDDEDDDEDDSDNDDVDLDGDNDSSDNSDLEDDIILSLNE, encoded by the exons ATGGCATCGGCATCTGCCAGTGTGGACTCCAAGGCAGAGCTGACTTCTCTACTTGAACAATGGGAGAGAGAGCAACAGGGCAACACGCAGGACCTGGTCAACATCCTCACCAA AATCTCAGAGCTTGTTGAGAAGGAGACAGAGGAGTACCACAAAGCAGATCCTGACCCTTTTGATGATCGACATCCTG GGAGAGCTGATCCAGAATGCATGTTAGGGCACCTCCTCAAGATCCTGTTCAAGAATGATGACTTTATGAACGCA CTTGTGAACAGCTACGTGATGACCAGCAGAGAATTTTCCCTTAATGCCGCAGCTTGTCGCCTGCTTCAAAACATCATGCCTGGATTGGAGACAGCTGTGGTGTTTCAAGAAAAA GAGGGCATAGTTGAAAGACTCTTTAAGTGGGCTCAGGAGGCCGAGCAGCCCCTCAGAATCTATGCCACAGGCTTGCTGGCAGGTGCCATGGAGAATCAAGACATTGCAGCAAACTACAGAGAGGAGAACTCTGTTTTG GTGCCTTTGATGCTGCATCGGTTGCGTGAGCTTCAGAATAAAGATGCTGAGAACAAAAGGGATATCAAGCGGCCCAGCCCCAGGAAGACACTGAGCGAGCCTTTGTTACCTCTGGATGAGGAGACGGTTGACGGAGGCTTTGAAGAGAAGCCATTCACACCTGGGAAAAATGGAGCCGAAAAGGAGGGGACGGGACAGCCGGAAGATGGTGAAATTTCCTTCTCAACTATGGAGCCTGAAAACGAGCTTTCGTTCCGTCTTAACTCCCCTCACAAGACCAGCAGCCGTGCCAACTCGGCTGTGAAAACCATGATGAAACCCATGTCTGCTCCGGGATCTTTGGCAAATCAAGGAATGTCTGATGGCAGCAGTTACCTAAAAAGAAGAGCTGAGAGGGAAAGTGGCAGGACCTCAAAACAGAAGCTAAATTTCTCTTTGCCAGAGCCAGAGAGGAACTTCAGTGAGCTTTCCAACAGCAGCTGGACTGAGATGAGCCCCTGGGTGATTGGTAACAACTATCATCTGTACCCTTTGACCCCAGAGATTGAGCAGAGGTTAATCCTGCAGTATCTCACACCTCTGGGGGAATATCAGGAG CTGCTGGCAGTGTTCATGCAGAAGGGAGCTCGGGAGTTGCTGATGCATTACATGGATTTAAAACAGACCAATGATGTGCAGCTCACCTTCGAGGCTCTCAAG TATCTGGCTTCGCTGCTGTTGCACAAGAAGTTTGCTGCGGAGTTTGTTGCTCATGGAGGAGTTCAGAAGTTGCTGGAAATCCCCAGGCCTTCAATGGCAGCTACTGGAGTGTCACTGTGCCTCTACTACCTTGCCTATAACCAGGATGCCATGGAAAGG GTGTGCATGTTGCCTCACTCCATCCTGTCAGATGTAGTTGGCTACACGCTGTGGCTGCTGGAATGTTCACATGCATCCGGCTGTTGCCACGCCACCATGTTCTTCTCCATCTCCTTTTCCTTCCGTGCAGTCTTGGAGCTTTTCGACAGGCAGGACGGCCTCCGACGTCTCGTCAATCTG ATTAGCACACTGGAGATCCTGAATCCCGAAGATCAGGGGGCGCTGCTGAGTGATGATGAGATTTTCTCCAGCAGGCAGACAGCCAAGCACACCTGCATGGCGCTGCGCAGGTACTTTGAGGCCCATTTGGCAATCAAGGTGGAGCAGGTGAAGCAATCCCTTCAGCGCACAGAGGGCGGTGCCCCCATTCACTCACAACCGTACTACAAG GCTGTCAGCTATAGCCGTGAGCAGGTTGTGGAAATGATGGAGTTTCTGATCGAGCACGGTCCACCGCGACTCTATTGGGAACCAGCAGAGGTCTTTCACAAGCTGTCATGTGTTCAGCTCCTCCTGCAGCTTATATCCATTGCCTGTGACTGGAGGACCTACTATGGCAG gaGTGACACTGTGCGCTATGCCCTTGACATCCTGAGTATCCTCACAGTTGTTCCCAAGACTCAGCTGCTGTTATCCGAGGCTGTTGCTGTGCTTGATGAGGGAGGATCCACAGTTTCCACTGTTG GGATGAGTATAGTTCTGGCAGTCGCGGAAGGAGAGGTATTTGTGAATGATGCAGAAATTCAGAAGTCAGCACTGCAGGTTGTCATCAACTGCGTTTGCGCTCCAGATAAACGCATGTCCAGCATTGGCAAGTTCATTGCAGGAACTCCCCGTCGTCGCCTTCCACAGCAGACCAAAGCAAACGAAAGTGTGCTCACTAAGATGTGGAATGTAGTGCAGTCGAACAATGGCATCAAG GTTCTGCTATCCCTGCTGACAGTGAAGATGCCCATTACAGATGCAGATCAGATCCGAGCTCTGGCCTGTAAAGCTCTGGTGGGTCTGTCTCgctccagctctgtcagacaaATCATCAGCAAGCTGCCGTTGTTCAGCAGCGGACACATCCAGCAGCTCATGAAGGAGCCTGTGCTCCAGGACAAACGCAGCGAACATGTCAAGTTCTGCAAGTTTGCTGCAGAGCTGATCGAAAGAATCTCTGGGAAACCGTTGCTGATTGGTACAGATGTGTCTCTGGCATGGTTGCAAAGGGCCAGTGTGGTTGCTCAGTCCAGGATCACCTTCCCTGAAAAAGAGCTGTTGCTGCTTATTAGGAACCATCTTGTGGCCAAAGGCCTGCATGATACTGCCACCACACTCACCAAGGAGGCAGATCTCCCGATGGCATGTTTGTCTCACTCTTCGCATTCTTCTTCTACCTACCCACCTGTTGCCCCTCCCCCTcctgcctctcctgttgctactctGCCTCGCACACCTCGGCTGGCCAACGGTGTTGGATCAAGACTTGGAAGCAACCCCTCTCATTCATCCACTCCAGGATCCAGCCACCCTCAGACACGTCCATCAACTTCACAGCCCAGTGGAatgcctgctgctgcttcttctgctTTCCCATCAACATCTGTCCCTCACTGTAACAGTGGCTCACCACTGATTGGGCGAATTGTTTTCTCACGTGAGCGGCAAACAGGGTGCAGTACAGTAAGTTGTAAAAGACCTCGGGTGCTGCGGCAGAAGTCTGACCATGGGGCCTTCAGCCAGAGCCCAGCTATGAAgaaacagtttgacaggcatctGCCGTCTCCTCCTGCATTAGACAGCATTATTACAGAGTACCTGAGGGAACAGCATGCACGCTGTAAAAACCCTGTCGCAACCTGTCCACCGTTTTCCCTCTTCACCCCCCATCAGTGCCCTGAGCCCAAACAGAGACGCCAAGCACCCACCAACTTCACATCCCGACACACGCGGAGAGTCGTATATCCAAAATATGGAGGTGTAGATGGAGGATGCTTTGACAGGCATCTTATTTTTAGCAG GTTCCGTCCCATCTCTGTGTTCAGGGAGGCAGACGAGGATGAAAGTGGATTCATGTGTTGTGCCTTTTCAGCCCGTGAGCGTTTCCTGATGCTCGGAACGTGTACGGGGCAGCTCAAACTCTACAATGTGTTTACAGGCCAGGAGGAAGCCAGCTACAGCTGTCACAGTTCAGCTATCACTCACCTGGAGCCATCACGG GATGGTTCTCTGCTCTTAACGTCGGCCTCTTGGAGTTACCCGCTGTCTGCACTGTGGGGCATGAAATCGGTGTTCATCATGAA GCATTCGTTTCTGGGCGACCATTATGTGGAGTTCAGCAAGCTTTCACAAGATCATGTCATCGGGACAAAAGAGCACGTAGCACGT ATATATGATATCCAGACTGGTCAGGTTACTCTAACTCTAAACAACCCAGACCTGGCTAACAACTACAAGAGAAACTGCGCCACCTTCAACCCAACGGACGACCTGGTGCTGAATGACGGTGTGCTGTGGGATGTGCGCACGGCTCAGGCCATCCACAAGTTTGACAAGTTCAACATGAACATCAGTGGAGTGTTTCATCCAAACGGCCTTGAAGTCATCATCAACACAGAAATT TGGGATCTGCGCACTTTCCACCTCCTCCACACGGTTCCTGCTCTGGACCAGTGCAGAATAGTCTTCAACAACAGCGGCACTGTCATCTATGGAG caaTGCTGCAAGCTGATGATGAAGACGACATGATGGAAATGCAGATGAAAAGTCCATTTGGTTCATCATTCAGGACTTTCAATGCCACAGACTATAAACCCATTG CCACTATTGATGTAAAGAGGAATATATTTGACCTTTGCACAGATACAAAAGACTGCTACCTAGCCGTGATTGAG AACCAAGACTCAGTCAACACTGACACAGTGTGCAGACTGTATGAAGTTGGTCGGCAGAGActggcagaggaagaggaggaagacgaggaggatcag GAGGATGACGATCAAGAGGAAGATGATGACGACGATGAGGATTCAGACGACGATGTTGACACGGATCCCCTCATCGCCGAGCTGGAGAATGAAAACGGCGGAGAGGATGAAGATGACGAAGAGGAAGATGACGGTAACGATGAATTCTCTCCTTCCGATGAAGAAGTAGCGCGTCTCCTCGAAGAGGATGTTGATGCTGCAGATGATGACgacgatgatgacgatgatgatgatgaggatgacGACGAGGATGACTCTGATAATGATGATGTCGATCTGGATGGCGATAATG